The following proteins are encoded in a genomic region of Methanoculleus oceani:
- the kdpA gene encoding potassium-transporting ATPase subunit KdpA: MAQPEPFLDGLLFIAFLAAVTVAGVLFGRYMAHVFSGGYSRGIPGALEARLFRFVGTSADEEEDWKGYARDMLIFNGIGFLALLALLLLQGYLPFNPEGFGAFDPVTALHTAASFVTNTNYQIYAGEVSASYLTQMAGFTVQNFLSAATGICIAVAVMRGVTRRSTDRIGNFRVDVTRCVLYILLPVAFAAALLLVSQGVIQNVDPYVHAAGYGPAGPQTIAMGPVASQEAVKEFGTNGGGFFNANSAHPYENPTPFTNLAEIFLILLIPVSLPFVFGRMAGSMRQGWAIYAVMLVLYLAALGMLYAAELGGNPLAGQFGVTGISMEGKEVRFGLGGTALFAASTTATSCGAVNAMFDSFMPIAGMIPMFLILLGEVVFGGVGSGFYTFIGFIVLAVFIAGLMIGRSPEYLGKKIEVQEMRMAALTVLVPGVLVLILTGIALLLPGTAGAMHNPGPHGLSELVYTLASQSNNNGSAFAGFDASGMFYALTGAVAMAIGRFVPAVAMLALAGSIAQKKTVPPGPGTLPTASATFTVWTILVILIVGALTFFPLFAMGPIADHLLLLSGGG, from the coding sequence ATGGCACAACCTGAGCCGTTCCTCGATGGGTTACTCTTCATCGCGTTCCTCGCAGCAGTCACCGTCGCAGGGGTGCTCTTTGGCCGGTACATGGCGCACGTGTTCTCCGGGGGCTACTCCCGCGGCATCCCCGGAGCACTGGAGGCCCGGCTCTTTCGCTTTGTCGGCACGTCTGCCGACGAGGAGGAGGATTGGAAGGGATACGCACGGGACATGCTCATCTTCAACGGCATCGGATTTCTTGCTCTCCTCGCGCTTCTCCTGCTGCAGGGGTATCTTCCGTTCAACCCGGAAGGCTTCGGCGCATTCGACCCCGTCACGGCGCTCCACACGGCGGCGAGCTTCGTCACCAACACCAACTACCAGATATACGCAGGAGAGGTCTCCGCGAGTTACCTGACCCAGATGGCCGGCTTTACCGTCCAGAACTTCCTCTCGGCCGCCACCGGGATCTGCATCGCCGTCGCGGTGATGCGGGGAGTCACCCGCCGGTCGACCGACCGGATCGGCAACTTCCGGGTGGACGTGACCCGGTGCGTCCTCTACATACTCCTCCCGGTTGCATTCGCCGCCGCCCTCCTGCTCGTCTCGCAGGGGGTCATCCAGAACGTCGACCCTTACGTGCATGCCGCGGGGTACGGCCCGGCCGGACCGCAGACGATCGCCATGGGGCCTGTCGCCTCCCAGGAAGCCGTCAAGGAGTTCGGCACGAACGGGGGCGGGTTCTTCAACGCCAACTCCGCCCACCCCTACGAGAACCCGACACCGTTCACCAACCTCGCAGAGATCTTCCTGATCCTGCTGATCCCGGTCTCGCTGCCCTTTGTCTTCGGGCGGATGGCCGGGTCCATGCGGCAGGGGTGGGCCATCTACGCCGTCATGCTCGTGCTCTATCTCGCCGCCCTCGGCATGCTCTATGCTGCGGAACTGGGCGGCAACCCGCTCGCGGGGCAGTTCGGCGTGACCGGGATCTCGATGGAGGGAAAAGAAGTCCGTTTCGGGCTCGGCGGCACCGCCCTCTTTGCCGCCTCCACCACCGCGACGTCCTGTGGGGCGGTCAACGCCATGTTTGACTCCTTCATGCCGATTGCGGGCATGATACCGATGTTCCTGATCCTGCTCGGCGAAGTCGTCTTCGGCGGGGTGGGATCGGGGTTCTATACCTTCATAGGTTTTATCGTGCTCGCCGTCTTCATCGCCGGTCTGATGATTGGGAGATCCCCCGAGTATCTCGGAAAGAAGATCGAGGTCCAGGAGATGCGCATGGCCGCTCTCACGGTCCTGGTGCCGGGCGTGCTCGTCCTCATCCTCACGGGGATCGCCCTGCTCCTCCCCGGCACGGCCGGAGCGATGCACAATCCGGGTCCGCACGGCCTTTCCGAACTCGTCTACACGCTTGCCTCCCAATCAAACAACAACGGGAGCGCATTTGCCGGGTTCGATGCTTCAGGGATGTTTTATGCACTTACCGGCGCCGTCGCGATGGCCATCGGGCGGTTCGTCCCGGCGGTCGCAATGCTTGCCCTCGCCGGATCGATAGCACAGAAGAAGACCGTCCCGCCGGGACCCGGGACTCTGCCCACCGCATCGGCAACATTCACCGTCTGGACGATCCTGGTGATCCTGATCGTCGGGGCGCTCACGTTCTTCCCCCTCTTCGCCATGGGGCCGATCGCCGACCACCTGCTACTGCTCTCCGGGGGCGGATGA
- the kdpB gene encoding potassium-transporting ATPase subunit KdpB — translation MARKRYPRFGAFEPGLVREALVGSVLKLDPRRQIKNPVMLAVEIGGFVTTVGFFIALSAATGEQALFTGLVSLWLWLTVLFSNFAESLSEGRGKARAASLRQSRTSVPARRLTRETFDAPAEEVASSDLRPGDLVLVRANEIIPGDGEVVRGAALVNEAAITGESAPVVREAGGDRSAVTGGTTVLANEIIIRVTTEPGRTFLDRMIAMVEGAERRKTPNEVALELLLLALTAVFLAVVGNIYPVSAYSVSFSGSGAPASLTVLVALFVCLAPTTIAALLPAIGIAGMDRLFQRNIVALSGRAIEAAGDVNVLLLDKTGTITLGNRQAAEFVPVEGQSRDELMQASLLSSYADETPEGRSILALVQEKTGTAPACPPDARFIPFSAATRVSGAECGGTSYLKGAADAITRIVPERGGAVPPDLAAKVNGIASAGGTPLVVAKNETVLGVIFLKDILKTGIRERFADLRRIGIRTVMITGDNPLTAAAIAAEAGVDDYLAEAKPDDKLRLIRETQEEGYMVAMTGDGTNDAPALAQADVAVAMNNGTQPAREAANIIDLDSDPTKLLDIVEIGKEILMTRGALTTFSIANDIAKYFAIIPAALVGIYPQLVVLNIMDLATPQSAILSAVIFNALVIPLLIPIALAGVKFKPMPASRLFAYNLIIFGLGGLVAPFIGIKALDLLIAGVL, via the coding sequence ATGGCCAGAAAACGGTATCCCCGGTTCGGCGCTTTCGAACCCGGTCTCGTCCGCGAAGCGCTCGTCGGGAGCGTGCTCAAACTGGATCCGCGCAGGCAGATCAAGAACCCCGTGATGCTGGCGGTGGAGATCGGGGGTTTCGTCACAACGGTAGGTTTCTTCATCGCTCTTTCGGCTGCCACCGGGGAACAGGCGCTGTTCACCGGGCTCGTCTCCCTCTGGCTCTGGTTGACGGTGCTCTTCTCCAACTTCGCAGAGTCCCTCTCCGAGGGGCGGGGAAAAGCGCGGGCGGCGTCTCTCCGGCAGTCCCGCACCAGCGTGCCCGCGCGCCGCCTCACGAGAGAGACGTTCGATGCGCCGGCCGAAGAGGTCGCCTCTTCCGACCTCCGGCCGGGCGACCTCGTCCTGGTGAGAGCAAACGAGATCATTCCCGGCGACGGGGAGGTGGTCAGGGGAGCCGCCCTCGTCAACGAAGCCGCCATCACCGGAGAGTCCGCCCCGGTGGTGCGCGAGGCGGGCGGGGACCGCAGCGCGGTTACGGGAGGAACAACGGTGCTCGCGAACGAGATCATCATCCGGGTAACCACGGAGCCCGGCCGGACCTTCCTCGACCGCATGATCGCCATGGTCGAGGGTGCCGAACGGCGCAAGACGCCCAACGAGGTCGCGCTCGAACTCCTGCTCCTGGCGCTGACCGCCGTCTTCCTGGCGGTCGTCGGCAACATATACCCGGTATCCGCCTACAGCGTCTCGTTCTCCGGTTCGGGCGCTCCTGCGAGCCTCACGGTGCTGGTCGCACTCTTCGTCTGCCTGGCCCCGACGACCATCGCGGCCCTCCTCCCGGCGATCGGGATCGCCGGAATGGACCGGCTCTTCCAGCGCAACATCGTCGCACTCTCCGGCCGGGCGATCGAGGCGGCAGGCGACGTCAATGTCCTGCTCCTCGACAAGACCGGGACGATCACCCTTGGAAACCGTCAGGCGGCGGAGTTCGTTCCGGTGGAGGGGCAGTCCCGGGACGAACTGATGCAGGCCTCCCTTCTCTCCTCGTATGCAGATGAGACGCCGGAGGGCAGGAGCATCCTTGCCCTTGTCCAGGAGAAGACCGGCACCGCACCGGCCTGCCCCCCGGATGCCAGGTTCATCCCGTTCTCGGCCGCCACCCGGGTGAGCGGCGCCGAGTGCGGCGGGACTTCGTACCTGAAGGGAGCCGCCGATGCGATCACGAGGATCGTCCCCGAGCGCGGAGGAGCGGTACCCCCGGACCTGGCGGCAAAAGTGAACGGGATTGCATCGGCAGGAGGGACGCCGCTCGTGGTAGCCAAGAACGAGACGGTCCTCGGCGTGATCTTCCTCAAGGATATCTTAAAGACCGGTATCCGGGAACGGTTTGCCGACCTCCGCCGGATAGGAATACGGACGGTCATGATCACGGGCGACAACCCGCTCACCGCGGCGGCAATCGCAGCGGAAGCAGGTGTGGACGATTACCTGGCCGAGGCGAAGCCGGACGACAAGCTGAGGCTGATCCGCGAGACGCAGGAAGAGGGCTACATGGTCGCCATGACCGGCGACGGGACCAACGATGCACCCGCTCTTGCCCAGGCCGACGTGGCGGTGGCCATGAACAACGGGACCCAGCCAGCGCGGGAGGCGGCCAATATCATCGATCTGGACAGCGATCCCACCAAACTGCTGGATATCGTCGAGATCGGCAAAGAGATCCTGATGACCCGCGGAGCCCTCACCACGTTCTCCATAGCAAACGACATCGCCAAGTACTTCGCCATCATTCCGGCCGCGCTGGTCGGGATCTACCCGCAGCTCGTCGTCCTGAACATCATGGACCTTGCTACCCCGCAGTCTGCCATCCTCTCCGCGGTCATCTTCAACGCCCTGGTCATCCCGCTCCTGATACCGATCGCGCTTGCCGGGGTGAAGTTCAAACCGATGCCGGCATCGAGGCTCTTTGCCTACAACCTGATCATCTTCGGCCTCGGGGGCCTCGTCGCTCCGTTCATCGGCATCAAAGCACTCGACCTCCTGATCGCCGGAGTCCTGTAG
- the kdpC gene encoding potassium-transporting ATPase subunit KdpC → MTEIWKAAKSSLFLFLVLFVITGFVYPLAVTLIAGAAFPYQAHGSLVVDDQGRVIGSDLIGQNFSAPFYFQGRPSETPITAYNASSSGGSNLAPGNPLLVERIAERVRSLRDADVQGQIPSDLVMASGSGLDPAISLDAALVQVPVVAEARGLPEGEVRALVLARAESLPVPFVEPYVNVLSLNRELDRLDGRD, encoded by the coding sequence ATGACAGAGATCTGGAAGGCAGCAAAAAGCAGTCTGTTCCTCTTCCTCGTCCTCTTCGTCATCACGGGGTTCGTCTACCCCCTGGCGGTAACGCTCATCGCCGGGGCGGCATTCCCGTACCAGGCGCACGGGAGCCTGGTCGTCGACGACCAGGGCCGGGTGATCGGTTCGGACCTGATCGGCCAGAACTTCAGTGCACCGTTCTACTTCCAGGGCCGCCCCTCGGAGACGCCGATCACCGCCTACAACGCCTCCTCCTCCGGCGGGTCGAACCTTGCACCCGGAAATCCCTTGCTCGTCGAGCGGATTGCAGAACGGGTGAGGTCTCTCCGGGACGCCGACGTGCAGGGCCAGATCCCGTCCGATCTCGTCATGGCTTCGGGGAGCGGACTTGACCCCGCGATCAGCCTGGATGCCGCGCTGGTGCAGGTCCCCGTCGTCGCAGAGGCACGCGGTCTCCCGGAGGGCGAGGTCCGTGCGCTCGTTCTCGCCCGGGCGGAGAGCCTGCCGGTCCCGTTCGTAGAGCCCTATGTCAATGTCCTCTCACTCAACCGTGAGCTGGATCGCCTGGACGGGAGGGACTGA
- a CDS encoding DUF4118 domain-containing protein — protein sequence MLVVAERAEQRAGKGQLTIYLGYAAGVGKTYAMLENALSRRSDGLDIAIGYVETHGRAETDALAARLEVIPPISVDYQGLMLREPDLDAILKRHPQIVLIDELAHTDAPGSRHAKRYQDIEEILHAGISVYTTVNIQHIESQNDIVAQITGIRVAETVPDTFFYDADEIRLMDIPPEELRIRLRAGKVYVRDMAEQAVRRFFSVENLLALRQIALRFMAQVTDRQMLTRMRARAIPGPWPAGERLLVGIRPGPTADQMVRAAYRLADRFRADWIVISIGTEEEQNLTDQERRWLNDAMETARSLGGRVVRYRGGDIPGELIRYARQHNVTMIMLGKPRGLDIFYSPVYRTMVRSKGIDIFLYEPKAAVSIPIHRQLPQFVSPNLIVSAVLITLVTIANYFLRNVISPSNLLIIQLIPVVAAALFFRRRTAIITAIASILVFDFAFVVPYYTLTIDDWEFFISFVGYVVIAFIISSLATRLRYLLPQIRRSEAKVEAVAVLSRDLVNVAHRQEIFDTLYRHMKQFSEGAFAIFTPGVGGLFMSVGDPDYPLTQKERMIAQWAFENCRTAGRGTETLPTGVGHYVPMRAFAVTFGVLAFAFKNPDEVLTPENKDILQTMAYLGALALEQVE from the coding sequence CTGCTTGTCGTTGCAGAGCGGGCGGAACAGAGAGCCGGGAAAGGGCAACTGACGATCTACCTGGGTTACGCCGCTGGCGTCGGGAAGACCTACGCGATGCTGGAGAATGCGCTCAGCCGCCGGAGCGACGGACTCGACATCGCGATCGGGTACGTGGAGACGCACGGCAGGGCAGAGACGGATGCGCTCGCCGCAAGGCTCGAAGTTATCCCCCCGATCTCCGTCGATTACCAGGGGTTGATGCTACGGGAGCCGGATCTCGATGCGATCCTCAAGCGGCACCCGCAAATCGTCCTCATCGACGAGCTTGCGCATACCGATGCTCCGGGAAGCCGTCACGCCAAACGCTACCAGGACATCGAGGAGATCCTTCACGCGGGGATATCGGTCTATACCACCGTCAACATCCAGCACATCGAGAGCCAGAACGACATCGTCGCCCAGATCACGGGCATCCGCGTCGCGGAAACAGTGCCGGACACGTTCTTCTACGATGCCGATGAGATCCGCCTGATGGACATCCCGCCGGAAGAACTCCGGATCCGCCTCCGTGCCGGAAAGGTCTATGTGCGGGATATGGCCGAGCAGGCCGTCCGGCGGTTCTTCAGCGTGGAGAACCTGCTGGCACTCCGGCAGATTGCCCTCCGGTTTATGGCGCAGGTCACCGACCGGCAGATGCTCACCCGCATGCGGGCCAGGGCCATCCCGGGACCATGGCCTGCCGGGGAAAGGCTCCTCGTGGGGATACGCCCCGGCCCGACGGCGGACCAGATGGTCCGTGCGGCGTACCGCCTTGCGGACAGGTTCCGTGCGGACTGGATCGTGATCTCCATCGGGACCGAGGAGGAGCAGAACCTCACGGACCAGGAGCGGCGGTGGCTCAACGACGCGATGGAGACGGCAAGGAGCCTCGGAGGGCGGGTCGTCCGCTACCGCGGGGGAGACATTCCGGGCGAACTGATCCGGTACGCCCGGCAGCACAACGTCACCATGATCATGCTCGGCAAACCCCGTGGGCTGGACATCTTCTACTCTCCCGTGTACCGCACCATGGTCCGGTCGAAGGGGATCGATATCTTCCTCTACGAACCCAAAGCGGCGGTAAGCATCCCTATCCACAGGCAGCTGCCGCAGTTTGTGAGCCCAAACCTCATCGTCAGCGCGGTACTCATCACACTCGTGACAATCGCGAATTACTTCCTGCGAAACGTCATCAGTCCGTCAAACCTGCTCATCATCCAGCTGATCCCGGTGGTGGCGGCAGCGCTCTTCTTCCGGCGAAGGACAGCGATCATTACCGCTATCGCAAGCATCCTGGTCTTCGACTTTGCGTTTGTGGTGCCTTATTACACGCTTACAATCGACGACTGGGAGTTCTTCATCTCGTTTGTGGGATATGTGGTCATCGCGTTCATCATCAGCAGTCTCGCAACAAGGCTCCGCTATCTGCTCCCGCAGATACGAAGGAGCGAGGCAAAGGTTGAGGCCGTCGCCGTCCTCTCCCGGGACCTGGTGAACGTCGCGCACCGCCAGGAGATCTTCGATACGCTTTACCGTCATATGAAGCAGTTCAGCGAGGGTGCATTTGCCATTTTTACGCCGGGTGTGGGGGGGCTTTTCATGAGCGTAGGGGATCCAGATTATCCGCTCACCCAGAAAGAGCGGATGATCGCCCAATGGGCATTCGAGAACTGCCGGACAGCGGGCAGAGGCACCGAAACACTTCCAACAGGCGTAGGGCACTATGTTCCGATGAGGGCGTTTGCCGTTACGTTCGGCGTCCTGGCGTTCGCGTTCAAGAACCCGGATGAGGTGCTTACACCGGAGAATAAAGATATTCTCCAGACCATGGCATACCTTGGGGCTCTGGCTCTGGAACAGGTAGAGTGA
- a CDS encoding RidA family protein has product MDGSTIIPVLIFACGLLAGFGIYAIVSSAPPVPVHAALYTENAPEPIGPYSQAVQCGDYLFISGQIGLDPATGNLSDTVDGEARQAMENLRAVLLEAGLDFADVVQARIYLTDLADFDTVNAVYAGYFNEPYPARATVQVAGLPKGARVEIEMIATVR; this is encoded by the coding sequence ATGGACGGCAGCACGATAATCCCGGTCCTCATTTTTGCATGCGGCCTCCTTGCAGGATTTGGCATATACGCGATCGTATCCTCCGCCCCGCCCGTTCCGGTACACGCAGCTCTCTACACGGAGAACGCGCCGGAGCCCATCGGGCCGTACAGCCAGGCCGTGCAGTGCGGGGACTACCTCTTTATCTCGGGGCAGATCGGTCTCGACCCGGCCACCGGCAACCTCTCCGATACCGTCGACGGTGAAGCGAGGCAGGCGATGGAGAACCTGCGGGCCGTGCTGCTCGAAGCCGGCCTCGACTTCGCGGACGTCGTCCAGGCCCGGATTTACCTCACAGATCTCGCGGACTTCGATACGGTCAACGCCGTCTACGCCGGGTACTTCAACGAGCCCTACCCCGCACGGGCGACGGTGCAGGTCGCCGGCCTCCCGAAAGGGGCGAGGGTCGAGATCGAGATGATCGCAACGGTGCGGTAA
- a CDS encoding ABC transporter substrate-binding protein, translating to MKKITGILAVIVLLVGSGAWFWGIQEPGPEEMDSIIVAYSPFESTALFWIAEDRHFFEENGIDITLREYDSGAASLAGVVNGEADIAVGVSEFPLVRKAFQNANISAIGNIDKGEFIYLVARQDRGITNVSDLRGKRVGTTIGTVSEFHLGRLLMLHGMTMQDITLIDIETPAGWVNAVADGDIDAISTAQPYANAAGDRLGANAVVLPAQGSQPVFGLIVSTDDWIRDHPDLAVRFLMSLAQAEEYIHTHPAESRAIVQNRLNLDAGYIDTVWQQNQFTLSLDQSLITAMEGEARWMIANNLTNATNIPDFHDYISTESLSSVKPASVNIIGIQ from the coding sequence ATGAAGAAGATCACCGGTATACTCGCCGTGATTGTGCTGCTGGTGGGGTCTGGCGCATGGTTTTGGGGCATCCAGGAGCCCGGACCGGAAGAGATGGATTCCATCATCGTAGCGTATTCGCCGTTTGAGTCAACCGCGCTTTTCTGGATCGCCGAAGACCGGCACTTTTTCGAGGAGAACGGCATCGATATAACCCTGCGTGAATACGATTCCGGAGCGGCTTCGCTGGCCGGGGTGGTGAACGGTGAAGCGGACATTGCCGTGGGGGTATCCGAGTTCCCCCTTGTCCGGAAGGCGTTCCAGAACGCAAACATAAGTGCGATAGGAAACATCGACAAGGGTGAGTTCATCTATCTTGTCGCACGGCAAGACCGGGGAATCACGAATGTATCCGACCTTAGGGGTAAACGAGTCGGGACCACGATAGGGACCGTATCGGAATTCCATCTCGGAAGGCTTCTCATGCTGCATGGCATGACGATGCAGGACATAACCCTCATTGACATCGAAACTCCGGCAGGGTGGGTGAACGCTGTTGCGGACGGAGATATCGATGCCATTTCAACCGCCCAGCCGTATGCTAATGCGGCCGGAGACCGGTTGGGCGCGAACGCTGTTGTCCTGCCGGCGCAGGGTAGCCAGCCCGTCTTCGGGCTGATCGTCTCCACCGATGACTGGATAAGAGATCATCCCGACCTCGCGGTCAGGTTTCTTATGTCATTGGCACAGGCTGAGGAATACATCCACACTCATCCGGCCGAATCCCGGGCTATCGTGCAGAACCGGTTGAACCTCGATGCCGGGTACATAGATACGGTCTGGCAGCAGAACCAGTTCACACTCTCGCTTGACCAGTCGCTCATCACCGCGATGGAGGGCGAGGCACGGTGGATGATAGCCAATAACCTCACGAATGCAACGAATATCCCGGATTTCCACGATTATATCTCCACGGAGAGCCTTTCAAGCGTGAAACCGGCATCGGTGAACATCATCGGAATACAGTGA
- a CDS encoding sensor histidine kinase codes for MKIRTQLIISTVVFGLVLLIIAVSVVITDQQLDHLNRQEQIASKLAQGANDLSYLSTEYLLYREDLQRTRWESVYTSFSSDLSELDPQTPEQQALVVNIRGNQNRLKEIFDSVAQVYATFPASPDPATEPVLQVLWSRMAVQTQGMGADATQLARILHQERVQLEQANTLLIFALMGTFAAYIFTSYILFYRRTLVAIESLQKGARIIGSGNLDYAIVETTDDEISDLSRSFNRMAADLKGVTASKADLEREAAERKQAEEALQRQTEDLARLNRDLESAHRETNLYLDILTHDIGNTENVSNLYADLLIDSVEGEAAGYAEKLRRSVRKSIEILGTVSTIRRIYRGPPELRATELDAVIREEIGHYPNSSIRYEGAPYLVQADDLLPEVFGNLIGNAVKHGGPDVAITVRTEEENGFVQVTVEDTGPGVPDADKQAIFHIYEQKKRGVGEGLGLYLVQILVERYGGRVWVEDRVSGRPEEGAAFRFTLRKA; via the coding sequence ATGAAGATCAGGACACAGTTGATCATCAGCACCGTGGTTTTCGGGCTGGTTTTGCTCATCATCGCCGTTTCGGTGGTCATCACGGACCAGCAGCTCGATCACCTCAACCGGCAGGAGCAGATCGCAAGCAAACTTGCCCAGGGAGCGAACGATCTCAGCTATCTCTCAACCGAATACCTCCTCTACCGTGAGGATTTGCAGCGCACGCGGTGGGAATCGGTGTATACCTCGTTCTCATCCGATCTCTCGGAGCTCGACCCCCAGACTCCGGAACAGCAGGCACTGGTCGTCAATATCCGGGGCAACCAGAACCGGCTCAAGGAAATCTTTGACAGCGTGGCCCAGGTCTATGCGACCTTCCCCGCATCGCCTGATCCGGCAACGGAACCTGTTCTGCAGGTATTGTGGAGCCGGATGGCCGTTCAGACGCAGGGTATGGGTGCCGACGCCACGCAGCTCGCGCGCATCCTGCACCAGGAGAGGGTGCAACTGGAACAGGCCAACACCCTCCTGATCTTCGCCCTGATGGGCACTTTCGCCGCGTATATCTTCACCAGCTACATCCTCTTCTACCGGCGCACTCTGGTGGCGATCGAGAGTCTCCAGAAGGGAGCACGAATCATCGGGTCCGGCAACCTCGATTACGCCATCGTCGAGACCACCGATGACGAGATCAGTGATCTGTCACGCTCGTTCAACCGGATGGCCGCAGATCTCAAAGGGGTCACCGCTTCGAAAGCGGATCTCGAACGAGAAGCTGCCGAGCGCAAGCAGGCCGAGGAGGCTCTCCAACGCCAGACCGAAGACCTCGCCCGGCTGAACCGGGATCTCGAGTCCGCTCACCGGGAGACGAACCTTTACCTGGATATCCTGACCCACGACATCGGGAACACCGAGAATGTCTCGAACCTCTACGCCGACCTGCTCATCGACTCCGTGGAGGGGGAGGCGGCCGGGTATGCAGAGAAACTCCGGCGGAGCGTCAGGAAGAGCATCGAGATCCTGGGCACAGTCTCAACCATCCGGAGGATTTACCGGGGACCGCCTGAACTCCGGGCGACCGAACTCGACGCAGTCATCCGGGAGGAGATCGGCCACTATCCCAACAGCAGCATCCGTTACGAGGGCGCTCCATACCTGGTGCAGGCCGATGACCTCCTGCCGGAAGTCTTCGGAAACCTGATCGGCAACGCGGTCAAGCACGGGGGTCCCGACGTCGCAATCACCGTCCGGACCGAGGAGGAGAACGGGTTCGTGCAGGTAACGGTCGAGGATACCGGCCCCGGCGTACCGGATGCGGACAAGCAGGCGATCTTCCACATCTACGAGCAGAAGAAGCGGGGCGTCGGCGAAGGCCTCGGCCTCTACCTGGTGCAGATCCTGGTCGAACGCTACGGCGGCAGGGTCTGGGTCGAGGACCGGGTGTCCGGCCGTCCGGAGGAAGGGGCGGCGTTCCGGTTCACGCTCAGAAAGGCGTGA
- a CDS encoding endonuclease NucS domain-containing protein has translation MPAIRIGEGSELAQQPEPFRNEYELQEILAGHPVLLVDRGDSALVTISREFPFEGGFADILLIDSNGLPVIVEVKLSRNEESRREAVGRLCDYLSAMGRLTPDEVNERSAGLLEEALQSMAGAEGEENPEDRLALLKSNVASYLRAGQIRGIIVLDAAPNDLIREFSYLNEHSDLDLRLLVVERYRLSRHEYFYHSRFLVSGEADPEIKRQRLRLRLIVEKFSKLKPPIFSTHATRENVRVYREGWPAAVHYEFGDWKDSISIEIQVRHREYPKVADFLPGLRDHLSTAIPDTQRVELVTDPFGWTRLQFFFGEEVDPYRIAQSMVRLCRTEKDISTLLREGNG, from the coding sequence ATGCCTGCGATACGAATAGGCGAAGGGAGCGAGCTGGCCCAGCAGCCGGAACCCTTCAGGAACGAGTACGAACTGCAGGAGATCCTGGCCGGGCATCCGGTGCTCCTCGTCGACCGGGGCGATTCCGCGCTCGTCACGATCAGCCGGGAGTTTCCGTTCGAAGGCGGATTCGCCGATATCCTTCTCATCGACAGCAATGGGCTGCCGGTCATCGTCGAGGTGAAACTGTCCCGCAACGAGGAGTCGCGGCGTGAAGCAGTCGGCCGGCTCTGCGACTACCTCTCTGCAATGGGCAGACTTACGCCCGACGAGGTGAACGAGAGATCTGCAGGCCTTCTCGAAGAAGCATTGCAATCTATGGCCGGCGCAGAAGGAGAAGAGAATCCCGAAGATCGGCTCGCCCTGCTGAAGAGCAACGTTGCCTCGTATTTGAGAGCCGGGCAGATCCGGGGCATCATCGTCCTCGACGCTGCCCCGAACGACCTTATCCGGGAGTTCAGTTACCTCAACGAACACAGCGATCTCGATCTGCGGTTGCTGGTGGTCGAGCGCTACCGGCTCAGCAGGCACGAGTACTTCTACCATTCTCGCTTCCTGGTATCGGGAGAGGCGGATCCGGAGATAAAGAGACAGAGGTTGCGGCTCCGGTTGATCGTCGAGAAGTTCTCGAAGTTAAAGCCGCCCATATTCTCAACGCATGCGACCAGGGAGAACGTCCGCGTATACCGCGAAGGGTGGCCGGCAGCGGTGCACTACGAGTTTGGCGACTGGAAGGATTCGATCAGTATCGAGATACAGGTCAGACACAGAGAGTACCCGAAGGTTGCGGACTTCCTGCCCGGACTCCGCGATCATCTTTCCACAGCGATCCCGGATACGCAACGGGTCGAGCTGGTTACCGACCCGTTCGGATGGACGAGGCTTCAGTTCTTCTTCGGGGAAGAGGTTGACCCTTACCGGATTGCACAATCGATGGTGCGCCTCTGCAGGACCGAGAAAGACATCTCCACCCTGCTGCGGGAAGGCAATGGATAG
- a CDS encoding nucleotidyltransferase family protein has protein sequence MKTRTEVLEILRSLKAELRERYHVERIALFGSYAREEQEEGSDIDVLVEFGSGADLFDFVGLSQYLEEKLGSGVDVVPEAALRPEIRRSVTRDLLVA, from the coding sequence ATGAAAACCCGCACCGAAGTCCTCGAGATCCTCCGCTCCCTGAAGGCCGAACTCAGAGAGCGCTATCATGTCGAGCGTATCGCTCTCTTCGGGTCGTATGCCCGTGAGGAACAGGAGGAGGGCAGCGATATCGACGTACTTGTCGAGTTCGGTTCCGGTGCGGATCTCTTCGACTTCGTCGGGTTGTCACAGTACCTCGAAGAAAAACTCGGGTCCGGCGTGGACGTCGTGCCGGAGGCGGCACTCCGCCCGGAGATCCGGAGATCGGTTACCCGGGATCTCCTTGTTGCATGA